Within the Mucilaginibacter sp. CSA2-8R genome, the region GTAAGTGGTTCTGAAATCGTATATGAGAGGTATCTGCTTAAGTTTCCCCAGAATCTCCCGCCTGGTAAATGTCGATGGCGGAAAATTCATCAGGTCTCCAACATAGGCGGGTATACCGCTATGATGAACTAACAAATCGCGGACGGTAAGATGGGTAGTCACGTAAGAGTCTGACATCCGGAACCAGGGTAGATAATCAATCACCGGATCATCCCACTTTAGTTTACCTTCTTCCACTAATATAGCCAACGCCGTGGCCGTAAACGCTTTAGAGTTTGACGCAATAGAAAACAGGGTATGTGCATCTACCTTTTCCGGTTCGTGAGCTTTTTTTACCCCATAGCCTTTGGCAAGCAAAACTTTTCCGTTTTGAACAATAGCCACGCTTACGCCGGGCACCTCAAATGCCTGAAGTACCTGATTAATATAGGCATCCAACCCAGGCGGAACTTTTGCCGCTGTTTTAGTTTGCGAAAATGATGTTGCTACGGTTAGCGATAAGGCCAACAGGCAGAAAAGAACTTTGAGGGAAGCAGTCATTCTAAAAAAACGTTGCGGTCTTTTGCCAGGCAGGTCATAAGCCACTATTTTGTTATTCATTTTGCAAGTAACTTCCGGTTAAAAAAATCTGCCACTGCCTCATCAACTTTAAGCATATTGCGGTATCTCATCCAATGATGCGTTTCATCAGGTATTAGCATACTTTCAAACGGTATTTTCTTTTGTTCTAAACGCCTGATCAGGTCAATACTTTGGTGAAATTTTACGTTACCATCATCATCTCCATGAATAATCAATACCGGCGATGTCCAATTGTCCAGATTAGATACCGGCGATGACTTCCAGTTCTGCGCTGTTGCCAAAGCCAGATCAGGGGCTTTCTCCGGGCTTGCTTCCGGTAAAAATCCGGTTAAGTTGTGCAAACCATGAATATCCACGCCGGCTGCAAAAAGTTTAGCATCCCGCGCCATTGCCAATGCCGTCATAAAGCCGCCATAAGAGCCGCCATAGATACCAATTTTTTTGGCGTCTACCTTAGGATTTGCGGCAAGCCACTCCCCGGCAGCCTTGATATCCTGATACTCGGATGCTCCGAAAAAGCCGGCATTTTTCGGATTTTGAAATTCGTAACCATAAGCTGTACCCAATCTATAATTTACAGCCAGCACAACATAGCCTTTACTGGCCAGGTACTGGTTTAAAGCATACGTATTGGCATAATAGTCTGCATAATGCCAGCCAAGCAGCATCTGCCTTTTCGGTCCGCCGTGTACAAATAATATGGCGGGTCTATTTGCTTGCCCACCTGCCGGTTCAAATAATTGCCCGTACACAGGTTTGCCATCGGCAGCTGTAAACTTTACAGACCGGGGTGTAATTAAGTTCGCTAAAGGAAGCTCCGCGGGCATAAGGGTTTCTCCCATCAACTTTAATTGATGACCTTTTCCTGGCAATACTGCCGGAAGGCCCGGGCGTTGCGCCGTGGCACTAATCAGTACTGTAGATTTTCCATCTGCTAAAGGGATCGGGTAACTTTCTATGCCTTTTCCATCAGTAAGCATTTCCATGGCCGGTTTGTCAACCGGAACTCTTGCAATATGCCGCCGGTCTAAATCGCTTTGGTCAGGGCCTGTGTTCGCACTAAAATATAACCAGCGATGATCAGGACTTAGCGTGATATGTTCGACTGCAAATTTACCGGGTGTAAGCAACAACTCACTGGCCATGCCGCTGCCCGGTATTGAGTATAGATGCGGCCAGCCATCCTGATAAGAAACAAACGTAATGTAGCTGTTAGCAGCCCATCGTAAATTAAACCCACCATGAGTACCTGGTACAGAACCAGCTAACGTTTCAGGGGATTTCCATAATTGCTTGGCTGCTCCGGATGCTGCATCAGCCGTCCAGATGGCCCATGGTTCAATCTTTCTGGCAGTTAACGAATCAGGGGCACCACCGGTGGCAGGCCGCCTAACAAATGCAATGCTTTTTCCGTCCAGGCTCCAGCGCGGCGACTGATCATTGGCAAACGCGGGCGCAATCCACTTAATAGGAGAAATAGAATCTGTAAAAATGCCGATTAAAGCATGATCAGTGCGGGAAGAGACAAACATAAGTTGGTCGCCATCGGGCGACCACTGAATATCCTGGCTGCCACCTTTTGCATAAAACAGGGGCTTCGCAGGCTTAAGCCCGTTTACCGGGGCTACCCAAATCTGGGCGTTTTTGATGAAAGCAACACGATCACTCTTGGGAGAGATGACGGGGTAATCGCCTTCTCCCAAAACAACAGGCTCGCCGCCATTAAAAGGAATACTGATTACCTGCACTTTGGGCGGAACAGGAGCTGATGAAGGATTTCTGGGCGTACTTTCATCATAAGCACCATGATCACCTCCCCTGACGAAAACTACCTTGGTGCCGTCAGGAGAGATAGACACACTGGTTAATTCCAAACCATCGTCTTCATGATAAGCAGTGAGCTGATGCAAAGCATACTCAGGGCCATTGGCAACGTATATATTACGCTTACCCTTAATATTTATAGCTAAGGCAATTTTGTTACCGGCGCCACTGGTGAGCTCTGATGAAAATGGATAAGAGGTTATACTTTCCATGGTAAAAGGCTGGGTATAGCTATTGAAGCTAAAGTGTACCAGACAAATCACAAAAAGCAATACCCTTTTATCCATTTTGTATTTTTATTGCATCAAGCAATCAAGGCTATTGATCTATCTAACTAAAAAGAAGGATACATAAGGCTTTTGCGCCGCTGTAGTTTTACCATTATAACCACAGGCAAAAGCAGTGTAAACACGTTGGTTTAACACAACACTGGCACTTAAATAGCTGGCAATTACGGTAGCAGATGTTTTGGCCGCCCCGGCTGCCCGGATTTTCCAGGTTTTAGAATTGCCGGCTCTCAGCTTAAATTCATTACTCATTTGCAGGTACGGAACATTACTTAGTAATAATGAATCTGTACTTTGATCTGCAGCAGTAGCCGTACCATAATAAACATCTACAGAGGGTACATTTGGCATCAGGTTCACAAACCGGTAGCGTGTAGTAGCAGTATCCGGTCTGGTAAAGTTTTCTTCTGTTAACAAGCTTTTAGTTGTAGCGGCCGTATCTGTAATATGTACGGTATAGTTTTTACCTGCAGCTATTTGCAGAGTGGTACTGTACAACTCTAAAGAGTCGGTTCCGTTATCTACTTTACGAGGCAACACCACCGATAGTTTAACGTTACCCGGGTTGACTTGCAAAAAATCTGATGTATTGCTTCCGCCCGTGTTGTATCCTCCACCGGGGAAAGGAGTGCGCCAGGTAAGCAGGCCGCTTACCCGCTGATCGTTCAGTTTAAAATAAACCGAACGGTTATTAGCATAAGCAGATACATAGTTAATTTTTAAAAGTGCCTGATCGCTGCTCTGCTTTTCTGTTTTACCATAATCTAAAACAGTTTTGGTACAACCCATCGTTGCAAGTAACAATGAGCAGAACCCTATAATTGAAGATATTTTCATGAATGCTGTTTTTGAAGTAATCAATTATTGTTGGCTAAACCAGGTCTCTTTGGTCATATAATCTAACGCCAAGCCTCCCCATTTTGCCAACTCCTCCGAGTTCCATACGTATTCGGAGTTATAACGTGGCCTGAACCGGTAGGCAAATTTACCGTTGTTAACAGCTGCGAGTTCACCAGCAGTCATTTGGTAATAGGTTCTGAAAACGGTTGGATCATAATGATACTTCCGGAGATCGCACCAGGTTTCCAATCCTGCCCATCCCCATTGAGCTATATATTTTTGGCCCATAATATCGGCAATAGTAAGATCAGCAGCACTCTTGGCTACTTCCGAAGACGACATATAGTTGTTAATTTCTGTATCAGATATAGCCGGATCTGGGGTATTTGATGCACGTCCATAACGATTATAAAAATCCATATGGTTCCTGATGCCTCTGGTATAAGCTGCATAGGCCTCGGCTTTATTATTTTTGACAAACATTGCCTCGGCTTTAGCAAACTGCAGCTGGTTGTAGGTCATGAGCGGGTAGCGAGCCTTGTCTGCAAAAATATACCGGCCCGGGTAAAGTGTACTACCGGTTGGTATGGTACCTAAAACCAGCGGCACATTGGGTGTTGAACTGCCCAGGCCTGGAGTAATAGCCTGGTAAACATAAGAGGTAACATCAGGCTGGCCGGTTACTTTGGTTATAACCGTAGTTGCCGGCAGCATGCGGGTTAAACGAGGGTCGGTAGAAGTGCTTAAATTGGGTACCGCAGTCCCTCTTACACCACCGGTTAAATAATTTAAGATGGTCGTTGTTGGTCTTCCGTAATATAAATTGCTTGTTGTAAGAAAATAGCCTTTACTCGGGCCTAACGGGTTAGAGTCTGTTGGGCTGGTAGCATTGAAAGCAACACTTGCATCTTCGGCTTCGCTGGTAAAAGACAGATCAACATACTTATTTACGCTATCTGCATACTGCGTAGTAAACTCGGCTTTATTTCTTAAGTGACTATACTGCAAAGCAAACAGACCGTAAACAAACTTTTTCCATTTGGTCTTATCTCCACCATAAATACCATCTCCGGTAGTACCCTGCAGGGCAGCTGCGTAACTCACAGGGCTTGTCATATTCAGGTATTTAATAGCCAAGTTACCCCATTCTCTTACCTTGGCATACACAGCCGGCTGGTCCTGGTAATGAAACTTTAGCTGTCCAACGGTAAATGCCTCATCCAAAATAATAGGCCCGTACATATCTGTAGTCATTTGAAACGCCCATGCTTTAATGGCATATCCAATACCGGCGTATTCGTATTTCTGCTTTTGCACGGCATCATTAATCATGTTTTCCAGATTAAGTCCTAAGTCGGCGTACGTCATACGCCAAATTACGCCACCTGCATCGCTACCCGCCGTGAAAGTATGCTGTTCCCAGTTTCTTGACGAAAGGTCGGCAGATACGCCTCCCATGTTTTGGGTAACTTTCCATACCTGCAAATAATCTTGCGAGGTACCGTTACTCATTTGATACTCAATGGGCGGCAGCAACAGTTCTGCCTGCACTACCTGCGGCACTGCCGGGTTGGAGTTAATATCAAGGTATTTTTTGCAACTGGAGGTAACGAACAACACAGTCGCTACTGTTAACATTTTATATATCTTCTGCATTTTGATTCTTCTTATAATCTCACTCTTAAACCTAAATTGTAGCCAATAGGCTTACCTACGTTGCCATAATCAATACCATAGCCGCCAATACCGCCTGCACTGGCGTTGGTTGCGTTACTCTCCGGGTCAATACCAGAGTAGTTGGTAATCAATACAGCATCAGTAACGGTGACAAATACGCCCAGGCTTTTGATAAACCTTATGCGCTTAATAGCTGATTGCGGCAGTTCGTAATTCAAAGTGATATCACGCAGCCTTAATGCTTTGATGTTGTGTTCTATAAACATTTCGGGCGAAACATTGGTGCTATAATAGGCAGTATTAGAGTAAGGTGTAACAGCAATGGTATTTCTGGTCGGGTGATCAGTGTTCTGCAAGCCATCTGCAAGCACCCCGGTTATTACCCTTGGGGTTTCCCGGTCAAGTGTTTTTACGCTGATACCCCTGGTATACAACTCATACTCTGTTCCGTTAACCACATCTCCCCCGTAACGAAGATCCCAAAGGAAAGACAGATTCCAGCTTTTGTACCTGAAATTGTTAACTAAACCTGTGGTAAATTTGGGCGTTCTGTCGCCGATAGGATAATAGATGGCATCTGATGTGTTTGGTAAGCCTGTGGTCGGGCTAATGAGGATATCCCCGTTTTTGTTCCGGTCAAATCGGGTGCCGGTAATGGTTCCGGTACTTCTGCCCGGAGCAGCAGCACTTCTGACTGCACCAACTACCCAAGTATCCGAGTCGTACAGTTCCGGAAGCTGATCAGCTAATGACAGTGTAGTTCCACGGCTTTGTGTAAAGTTAACCGTTACATCCCACCCGAAATTGCGGTTTCTAAACGGCGAGCCTTTCAATTGCGCCTCAAAACCTCTGTTACGTACTGTTCCACCATTTATCAATTCCAGAATAAATCCACCACCGTAGCTTAAGCGCGGATTGATGATTTGATTTTGACTAATGAGGTTAAAATAATTAAAATCCAGCCCCAAACGACTTTTCAGAAACTGTAATTCTATACCTGTTTCAAAGTTTTTGGTAGTTTCGGGTTTAAGGCTTGGGTTACCTGCATAGTAAGATAGTGCGTAGCCACCACCAGAAGTATTGGCACCTACATAATTTGTACCCAACGAATATTCGCGCCATGGATCTTTACCGGTAAGGGCATAAGAGATTCTTAACTTACCATAATCAAGCGCCGGAACAGCTTCCTTCAATCCTTTAATTTCTGTAAAGTTAAAGGCTAAACTTGCTGATGGATACGCATAATAAGGATCACCTTTTGAAGTTAAACCGGTAGCAGCATTTACGCTGGGCATTAACCTTGATGAGCCGTCAGCCCTACCGGTTAAGGTTAGATAAAGTAACGATTTATAACCCAATACAGCCTGCGCAAATGCCCCTATTGTACGGTAACGGTTTACCGCATATAACGATTGGCGGGTGGTAGGCAAGGTGTTATTCAGGCTGTAAAAATTAGGATCATAAAACCGGGTACCTGATTGTGAATTGGTAACGGAGTTAAAGTCGTTAAAGGTGGCTCCGGTGATAAAAGTACCGTTAAAGCTACCCCACGATCCGCGTGCCGTACCCGTTAAAGATCCGTTATAGATTTTAGTAAGCATTTGATACTGCTCAATCTTTCCGAGTGTTGGAGCAGTAGACGAGCCCGACCCACGGTATGACTGCCCGTTATAAACCTGAAAGCCGTTGGTTGATGCTATATCTGTTGCCAGAATTGCATTAACTGTTAACCACTTAGTTGGAGTCAGGATAAAATTAGTATTGGCAATGATACGGTCATTTTTGTCTTGCGCAGGGTCTTTGTTTACATCCCAGAGCGGGTTATCATATTCGCTGTAAATACTGGCCAGGTGCAAGATCCGGTTACCATTGGCATCCTGATACTGGTTAATATCGTATGCCGAACTAAACCTGGTAAGTTCCATCAAGTAGCCTTGTGGCCCCTTGTAGGTTTTGTTATTGGTTGAATTTACATAATTAAAGCTGGTAACCACTTTGAGCAGCGGCGAAATTTCGGCCGTACCAGTAAGGCGCGAAGAAAACCTGGTATAGGATGTTGTAGGTACCGTACCTTTGGTATCCGTATACTCGTTAGACCAGCGATAAGTAAATTTATCGGTACCGCCTTCAAACGCTAAATTGTGCCTTTGCGAGCTACCGGTTTGGAAAAACTCTTTAATATTATCGTAAATTTTGGTACCTGGCAAAAAGGCTGGACCTCCAAAAATAGAGGTAGAACCAGAAAATATTCCATTTGACCCGGAATTATAGACCTGCTGAATAGCGGGAAATTTGTTTAGTTTTTCAATCCTGTAGGATGTATTGTAACTAATTGATCCGGTGCCGGCTTTACCTTTTTTAGTAGTAATTAAAATCGCACCGCTTGCTCCGGCACTACCGTATAATGCAGTTGCTTCCGGTCCTTTTAATATCGTATAGGTTTCGATATCAGCAGGATTAATATCTAAAGCTCTGTTAGAATAATCCTGATCGCGGTTTGCCGCACCACTTACCAATTGCGTAGTTTGATTTAATGTTGTGTTATTGACAGGTACACCGTCGAGCACTATTAATGCGCTGTTGTCACCGCTAAGCGATACAAAGCCCCTTAATACAATCTGTGCAGATGCTCCAGGATTACCATTGGTGCTATTGATAGAGAGGCCAGGTACCCTACCCTGCAGTCCACCAAAAAAGTCGGTGCGCTGCGTTTGTGACACTTCGTCCCCCTTTACAACAGGGGCTGAATAGCCCAAACTTTTCTTATCCCTGGAGATGTTATAAGCGGTAACGACTACCTCACTTAAAGCAGATGTGTTTTCCTGCAGTTTAATGTTAATATTATTACTGCTACCTACAGTGATCTCTTGTGTACTGCTGCCTATAAAACTAAATACGAGTGTCTGCCCTGCATTAACTTGAATGGTATAGACTCCCTTTGGATCAGTAGTTGTTACTGTGGACGTACCTTTGACTTTGACCGTGACTCCGGGGATAGGATCACCGTCTTTTGCACTTGTAACCTTACCTGTTACGGTTTTTTGCTGAGCCACGACCTGCGTGACTAGAAAAGACAAATTTAAAATAATAAAAAGTAATCGTTTTAGCATATAGGCTATTTTTAAATAAAACTTGACACGAAACCGCTATATTTTTTAAAAATTAGCAGAATTTAATCTTAAAGGTTAACTTTTTAATAAAAAGACACGTACAATTAAGGCAGCTATCTATAATGAGTTATTTTAAACAAGATGAATCATAATTTCATACCATTTAACATTTAAAACCATTAATTCATTTGCATTATTTCGATAATAGTAGGTGGTAATTGCTAATTATGATAAAACTAATCAAATTTTAATATATCAAAATTATCTTAAATGAACTTTATGCGTAGAATGCTTAATTTTCACGCATTTGTTACAATAAGACTAACTACACTTTCGCTGAAGGGCTTGCTGTATACCAGCTTTTTTAACAGAGAAAGTCAAACATTGAAACAACGATAAATTTATAGCTTAGCTTAACTTGTCGAATTGCCAACACTAACATTGTACTTAAAGAATAGTGAGCATACGCTTATTTGATTTCCTGCTGAGCAACTTCACATATAGATTGGGCTAATAATCTTAATTACCAAAGTATTAATATAATTCAACTAGCCGTAGAGTCTTGTAAACGAACATGCACAGTGCGTATCTGATATACGATACCATTAGTTTATATAGCAATTCGA harbors:
- a CDS encoding prolyl oligopeptidase family serine peptidase, which codes for MESITSYPFSSELTSGAGNKIALAINIKGKRNIYVANGPEYALHQLTAYHEDDGLELTSVSISPDGTKVVFVRGGDHGAYDESTPRNPSSAPVPPKVQVISIPFNGGEPVVLGEGDYPVISPKSDRVAFIKNAQIWVAPVNGLKPAKPLFYAKGGSQDIQWSPDGDQLMFVSSRTDHALIGIFTDSISPIKWIAPAFANDQSPRWSLDGKSIAFVRRPATGGAPDSLTARKIEPWAIWTADAASGAAKQLWKSPETLAGSVPGTHGGFNLRWAANSYITFVSYQDGWPHLYSIPGSGMASELLLTPGKFAVEHITLSPDHRWLYFSANTGPDQSDLDRRHIARVPVDKPAMEMLTDGKGIESYPIPLADGKSTVLISATAQRPGLPAVLPGKGHQLKLMGETLMPAELPLANLITPRSVKFTAADGKPVYGQLFEPAGGQANRPAILFVHGGPKRQMLLGWHYADYYANTYALNQYLASKGYVVLAVNYRLGTAYGYEFQNPKNAGFFGASEYQDIKAAGEWLAANPKVDAKKIGIYGGSYGGFMTALAMARDAKLFAAGVDIHGLHNLTGFLPEASPEKAPDLALATAQNWKSSPVSNLDNWTSPVLIIHGDDDGNVKFHQSIDLIRRLEQKKIPFESMLIPDETHHWMRYRNMLKVDEAVADFFNRKLLAK
- a CDS encoding DUF4397 domain-containing protein, giving the protein MKISSIIGFCSLLLATMGCTKTVLDYGKTEKQSSDQALLKINYVSAYANNRSVYFKLNDQRVSGLLTWRTPFPGGGYNTGGSNTSDFLQVNPGNVKLSVVLPRKVDNGTDSLELYSTTLQIAAGKNYTVHITDTAATTKSLLTEENFTRPDTATTRYRFVNLMPNVPSVDVYYGTATAADQSTDSLLLSNVPYLQMSNEFKLRAGNSKTWKIRAAGAAKTSATVIASYLSASVVLNQRVYTAFACGYNGKTTAAQKPYVSFFLVR
- a CDS encoding SusD/RagB family nutrient-binding outer membrane lipoprotein, with product MQKIYKMLTVATVLFVTSSCKKYLDINSNPAVPQVVQAELLLPPIEYQMSNGTSQDYLQVWKVTQNMGGVSADLSSRNWEQHTFTAGSDAGGVIWRMTYADLGLNLENMINDAVQKQKYEYAGIGYAIKAWAFQMTTDMYGPIILDEAFTVGQLKFHYQDQPAVYAKVREWGNLAIKYLNMTSPVSYAAALQGTTGDGIYGGDKTKWKKFVYGLFALQYSHLRNKAEFTTQYADSVNKYVDLSFTSEAEDASVAFNATSPTDSNPLGPSKGYFLTTSNLYYGRPTTTILNYLTGGVRGTAVPNLSTSTDPRLTRMLPATTVITKVTGQPDVTSYVYQAITPGLGSSTPNVPLVLGTIPTGSTLYPGRYIFADKARYPLMTYNQLQFAKAEAMFVKNNKAEAYAAYTRGIRNHMDFYNRYGRASNTPDPAISDTEINNYMSSSEVAKSAADLTIADIMGQKYIAQWGWAGLETWCDLRKYHYDPTVFRTYYQMTAGELAAVNNGKFAYRFRPRYNSEYVWNSEELAKWGGLALDYMTKETWFSQQ
- a CDS encoding SusC/RagA family TonB-linked outer membrane protein — protein: MSFLVTQVVAQQKTVTGKVTSAKDGDPIPGVTVKVKGTSTVTTTDPKGVYTIQVNAGQTLVFSFIGSSTQEITVGSSNNINIKLQENTSALSEVVVTAYNISRDKKSLGYSAPVVKGDEVSQTQRTDFFGGLQGRVPGLSINSTNGNPGASAQIVLRGFVSLSGDNSALIVLDGVPVNNTTLNQTTQLVSGAANRDQDYSNRALDINPADIETYTILKGPEATALYGSAGASGAILITTKKGKAGTGSISYNTSYRIEKLNKFPAIQQVYNSGSNGIFSGSTSIFGGPAFLPGTKIYDNIKEFFQTGSSQRHNLAFEGGTDKFTYRWSNEYTDTKGTVPTTSYTRFSSRLTGTAEISPLLKVVTSFNYVNSTNNKTYKGPQGYLMELTRFSSAYDINQYQDANGNRILHLASIYSEYDNPLWDVNKDPAQDKNDRIIANTNFILTPTKWLTVNAILATDIASTNGFQVYNGQSYRGSGSSTAPTLGKIEQYQMLTKIYNGSLTGTARGSWGSFNGTFITGATFNDFNSVTNSQSGTRFYDPNFYSLNNTLPTTRQSLYAVNRYRTIGAFAQAVLGYKSLLYLTLTGRADGSSRLMPSVNAATGLTSKGDPYYAYPSASLAFNFTEIKGLKEAVPALDYGKLRISYALTGKDPWREYSLGTNYVGANTSGGGYALSYYAGNPSLKPETTKNFETGIELQFLKSRLGLDFNYFNLISQNQIINPRLSYGGGFILELINGGTVRNRGFEAQLKGSPFRNRNFGWDVTVNFTQSRGTTLSLADQLPELYDSDTWVVGAVRSAAAPGRSTGTITGTRFDRNKNGDILISPTTGLPNTSDAIYYPIGDRTPKFTTGLVNNFRYKSWNLSFLWDLRYGGDVVNGTEYELYTRGISVKTLDRETPRVITGVLADGLQNTDHPTRNTIAVTPYSNTAYYSTNVSPEMFIEHNIKALRLRDITLNYELPQSAIKRIRFIKSLGVFVTVTDAVLITNYSGIDPESNATNASAGGIGGYGIDYGNVGKPIGYNLGLRVRL